In Pseudomonas sp. MTM4, one genomic interval encodes:
- a CDS encoding BolA family transcriptional regulator, producing the protein MTKLFTIENALQSALQPVYLQVLDESHMHSRGQETHYKAVIVSEQFAGLNAVKRHQKAYAAMGELMQQIHALALHTYTPEEWAEQGAAPASPVCAGGHK; encoded by the coding sequence ATGACCAAACTATTTACCATCGAAAACGCATTGCAATCGGCCCTGCAGCCCGTGTATCTGCAGGTGCTGGACGAAAGCCATATGCATAGCCGCGGGCAGGAAACCCACTACAAGGCGGTGATCGTCAGCGAGCAGTTCGCCGGGCTGAATGCGGTCAAGCGCCATCAGAAGGCATACGCCGCGATGGGCGAACTGATGCAGCAAATACACGCCCTCGCGTTGCACACCTATACCCCTGAAGAATGGGCAGAGCAGGGCGCGGCGCCGGCCTCGCCTGTCTGCGCCGGTGGCCATAAGTAG
- a CDS encoding rhodanese-related sulfurtransferase: MTQNIVVAALYKFVSLPDYVALREPLLETLNANGIKGTLLLAEEGINGTVSGSREGIDALLAWFGTDARLADIDHKESYCEEQPFYRTKVKLKKEIVTLGVPGVDPNQRVGTYVEPQDWNALIDDPEVLLIDTRNDYEVAIGTFEGAIDPQTKSFREFPDYIKAHYDPSKHKKVAMFCTGGIRCEKASSYMLGEGFEEVYHLKGGILKYLEEVPQDETRWRGDCFVFDNRVTVRHDLSEGDFDQCHACRTPISLEDRQSEHYAPGISCPHCWNTLSEKTRHSARERQKQIELALKRNQPHPIGHNYRKQGV, translated from the coding sequence ATGACCCAGAACATCGTCGTCGCGGCGCTGTACAAGTTCGTCTCGCTGCCGGACTACGTCGCGTTGCGTGAGCCCCTGCTCGAAACACTCAACGCCAACGGCATCAAGGGCACGCTGCTGCTCGCCGAAGAAGGCATTAACGGCACGGTTTCCGGTAGCCGTGAAGGCATCGACGCGCTACTCGCCTGGTTTGGCACCGATGCGCGCCTGGCCGATATCGATCACAAGGAATCTTATTGCGAGGAGCAGCCGTTCTATCGCACCAAGGTCAAGCTGAAGAAAGAGATCGTCACCCTCGGCGTGCCAGGCGTCGATCCCAACCAGCGCGTCGGCACCTATGTCGAACCGCAGGACTGGAACGCGCTGATCGATGATCCTGAAGTCCTGCTGATCGACACCCGCAACGATTACGAGGTGGCCATCGGCACCTTCGAAGGTGCGATCGATCCGCAGACCAAATCCTTCCGCGAGTTCCCCGACTACATCAAGGCGCACTACGATCCGTCCAAGCACAAGAAGGTCGCGATGTTCTGCACCGGTGGCATCCGCTGCGAGAAGGCGTCGAGCTACATGCTGGGCGAGGGCTTCGAGGAGGTCTATCACCTCAAGGGCGGCATCCTCAAATACCTCGAAGAAGTACCGCAGGACGAGACGCGCTGGCGCGGCGACTGCTTCGTCTTCGACAACCGCGTAACCGTGCGTCACGACCTCAGCGAAGGTGATTTCGACCAGTGCCATGCCTGTCGCACGCCGATCTCGCTGGAGGACCGCCAATCGGAGCACTACGCTCCAGGTATCAGCTGCCCGCATTGCTGGAATACCCTGAGCGAGAAGACTCGCCACAGTGCGCGTGAGCGGCAGAAGCAGATCGAGTTGGCGCTCAAGCGCAACCAGCCGCACCCGATCGGTCACAACTACCGCAAACAGGGTGTGTAG
- a CDS encoding DsbA family protein, whose translation MSTRLIYVMDPMCSWCWGFAPVVQALIEQAQARGVGAELIVGGLRRERTAMDQPARERTASYWHAVHEASGQPFNFEAGLPDGLVYDTEPACRALVAARGFEAKADWKLAGLIQRAFYVEGRNVTLPPELVELAEAAGISRSEFADRFDSQAVRDATAADFDWARNLGIAGFPTLLAEHDGQLALLTNGYQLLAALSPLLNRWLEHNVGA comes from the coding sequence ATGAGCACCCGATTGATCTATGTGATGGACCCGATGTGTTCCTGGTGCTGGGGCTTTGCGCCGGTGGTGCAGGCGCTCATCGAGCAAGCGCAGGCGCGCGGCGTCGGCGCCGAGCTAATCGTCGGCGGCCTGCGTCGGGAGCGCACTGCGATGGATCAGCCGGCTCGCGAGCGCACGGCGTCCTACTGGCACGCGGTCCACGAGGCAAGCGGCCAGCCGTTCAACTTCGAGGCGGGTTTGCCTGACGGGCTGGTGTACGACACGGAGCCGGCCTGTCGCGCGCTGGTTGCGGCGCGCGGTTTCGAGGCTAAAGCTGACTGGAAACTCGCTGGGCTGATCCAGCGAGCGTTTTACGTCGAAGGACGAAACGTTACTTTGCCACCGGAACTCGTCGAACTGGCCGAAGCGGCTGGCATCTCGCGCAGCGAGTTCGCCGACCGCTTCGATTCCCAAGCCGTTCGTGATGCCACTGCCGCCGACTTCGACTGGGCACGCAATCTGGGTATCGCCGGCTTTCCTACCTTGCTTGCCGAGCACGACGGCCAGCTCGCTCTGCTGACCAACGGCTATCAGCTCCTCGCTGCGCTTTCGCCTCTGTTGAATCGCTGGCTGGAACACAATGTCGGTGCCTGA
- a CDS encoding ABC transporter ATP-binding protein produces MSVPDQLSWAEIRRLALRHRKALVLANLVAVLATLCSVPIPLLLPLLVDEVLLGHGDTALQVMDRVLPAGWETAIGYIGLMLCATLLLRAFALIFNVLQARLFARLSKDLVYRIRIRLIERLKRIALSEYESLGGGTVAAHLVTDLETIDKFIGETLSRLLVALLSIAGTAAILVWMHWQLALLILLFNPLVIYATVQLGKRVKHLKKLENDSTSLFTQALTETLDAIQEVRAGNRQGFFLGRLGLRAREVRDYAVASQWRTDASNRASGLLFQFGIDIFRAAAMLTVLFSDLSIGQMLAVFSYLWFMIGPVEQLLNLQYAFYAAGGALSRINQLLARADEPQYAGGQDPFAGRETVDIEVRGLRFSYQDEPVLEGLDLSIAAGEKVAIVGASGGGKSTLVQLLLGLYQPQAGQIRFAGVDVQDIGLGTVRDNVAVVLQHPALFNDTVRANLLMGRERDDQACWQALEIAQLAETIRQLPAGLDSVVGRSGVRLSGGQRQRLAVARMVLAEPKVVILDEATSALDAATEYALHQGLSRFLQGRTTLIIAHRLSAVKQADRVLVFDGGRIAEQGDHQQLIADGGLYAKLYGHLQQH; encoded by the coding sequence ATGTCGGTGCCTGATCAGCTCAGCTGGGCGGAGATCCGTCGACTCGCGCTGCGTCATCGCAAGGCGCTGGTCCTCGCTAACCTGGTGGCCGTGCTGGCGACGCTGTGCAGCGTGCCGATCCCGTTGCTGCTGCCGCTGCTGGTCGATGAGGTGCTGCTGGGGCATGGCGACACGGCTTTACAGGTCATGGATCGGGTGCTGCCCGCAGGCTGGGAGACGGCGATCGGCTATATCGGCTTGATGCTCTGCGCAACGCTGCTGCTGCGCGCCTTTGCACTGATCTTCAACGTCTTGCAGGCCCGGCTGTTTGCACGGCTGTCCAAGGATCTGGTCTATCGCATCCGTATCCGCTTGATCGAGCGGCTCAAGCGCATTGCCCTGAGCGAGTACGAAAGCCTCGGCGGCGGCACGGTTGCGGCGCACTTGGTCACCGATCTGGAAACCATCGATAAATTCATCGGCGAGACCCTTAGCCGCCTCCTGGTGGCACTGCTTTCAATCGCCGGCACGGCGGCGATTCTGGTCTGGATGCATTGGCAGTTGGCACTGCTGATCCTGTTGTTCAACCCGCTGGTGATCTACGCGACGGTACAACTGGGCAAGCGCGTCAAGCACCTGAAAAAACTGGAGAACGACAGCACTTCGCTGTTTACCCAGGCGCTGACTGAAACTCTAGATGCGATCCAGGAAGTGCGTGCCGGCAACCGTCAGGGTTTCTTCCTTGGCCGCCTGGGCCTGCGGGCTCGCGAGGTACGTGACTACGCGGTGGCCTCACAGTGGCGAACCGACGCCTCCAACCGTGCCAGCGGTCTGCTGTTCCAGTTCGGCATAGATATCTTCCGCGCCGCGGCGATGCTCACGGTGCTGTTCTCTGACCTGTCGATCGGGCAGATGCTCGCGGTGTTCAGCTACCTGTGGTTCATGATCGGGCCGGTGGAGCAACTGCTGAATCTGCAATACGCCTTCTATGCAGCCGGTGGCGCGCTCAGCCGGATCAACCAGCTGCTGGCGCGTGCCGATGAGCCTCAATATGCCGGCGGGCAGGACCCGTTCGCGGGACGGGAAACGGTGGATATCGAAGTCCGCGGGCTGCGTTTCTCCTATCAGGACGAGCCGGTGCTGGAGGGCCTGGATCTGTCCATCGCGGCGGGCGAAAAGGTTGCGATCGTGGGAGCTAGCGGCGGAGGCAAAAGCACGCTGGTCCAGCTGCTGCTAGGCCTGTATCAGCCGCAGGCGGGGCAGATTCGCTTCGCCGGGGTCGATGTGCAGGACATTGGCCTCGGCACGGTTCGCGACAACGTTGCCGTGGTGCTGCAGCATCCCGCGCTGTTCAACGACACCGTGCGCGCCAATCTGCTGATGGGCCGCGAGCGCGATGATCAGGCCTGCTGGCAGGCGCTGGAGATCGCGCAACTGGCCGAGACCATTCGCCAGTTACCGGCGGGGCTCGACAGTGTTGTCGGTCGGTCCGGGGTGCGCCTGTCGGGTGGCCAGCGGCAGCGGCTGGCGGTGGCGCGAATGGTCTTGGCCGAACCCAAGGTGGTGATTCTCGACGAGGCGACGTCCGCCCTGGACGCCGCTACCGAGTATGCGCTGCATCAAGGGCTGAGCCGTTTCCTTCAGGGCCGCACGACGCTGATCATTGCCCACCGGCTTTCGGCGGTTAAGCAGGCCGATCGGGTACTGGTATTCGATGGCGGGCGTATCGCCGAACAGGGCGACCATCAGCAGCTGATCGCCGACGGAGGGCTCTACGCCAAGCTTTACGGACATTTGCAGCAGCATTGA
- a CDS encoding class II fumarate hydratase has protein sequence MTRTETDSLGPVEVPEQAYWGAQTQRSLSNFAIGEQRMPLAVCHALALIKKAAARVNDRIGDLPPDIARLIEQAADEILHGQHDDQFPLVVWQTGSGTQSNMNVNEVIAGRANELAGGTRGGKSPVHPNDHVNRAQSSNDCFPTAMHIAVARAVHHDLLPAIAELSGGIAEQAARHSQLVKTGRTHMMDATPVTFGQELSAFVAQLDIAEQSIRHTLPAVFELAQGGTAVGTGLNAPHGFAEAIAAELAALSGLPFVSAPNKFAALSGHEPLVALSGALKTLATALMKIANDLRLLGSGPRGGFAEVRLPANEPGSSIMPGKVNPTQCEALSMLACQVMGNDVTVGFAASQGHLQLNVFKPVIVHNLLESIRLLADGCRNFNTHCIVGMEPDTARMAEHLERGLMLVTALNPHIGYDKAAEIAKKAYAEGSTLREAALELGYLTDEEFDQWVRPETMLESSRS, from the coding sequence ATGACCCGCACCGAAACCGACAGCCTTGGCCCAGTGGAAGTCCCGGAACAGGCGTACTGGGGAGCGCAGACCCAGCGCTCGCTGAGCAACTTCGCCATCGGCGAACAACGCATGCCGCTTGCCGTGTGCCACGCGCTGGCACTGATCAAGAAAGCCGCCGCCCGGGTCAACGACCGTATCGGCGACTTGCCACCGGATATCGCGCGTCTGATCGAGCAGGCCGCCGATGAAATTCTGCACGGCCAGCACGACGATCAGTTCCCCTTGGTCGTCTGGCAGACAGGCAGCGGCACCCAGAGCAACATGAACGTCAACGAGGTGATCGCCGGCCGCGCCAATGAGCTGGCCGGCGGCACGCGTGGCGGCAAGAGCCCGGTCCACCCTAACGACCACGTAAACCGTGCGCAGAGTTCCAACGACTGCTTCCCGACCGCCATGCACATTGCCGTCGCCCGTGCAGTTCACCATGACTTGCTGCCGGCTATCGCCGAGCTGTCCGGAGGGATTGCCGAACAGGCTGCGCGACACAGCCAACTGGTCAAGACCGGGCGCACGCACATGATGGACGCCACGCCGGTGACCTTCGGCCAGGAACTGTCGGCTTTCGTCGCCCAGCTGGACATCGCCGAGCAGTCGATTCGTCACACGCTGCCCGCAGTATTCGAGCTGGCGCAGGGCGGCACGGCGGTGGGTACCGGCCTTAACGCGCCGCACGGTTTTGCCGAGGCGATTGCCGCCGAGCTGGCCGCGTTGTCCGGCCTGCCTTTCGTTTCCGCACCGAACAAATTCGCCGCGCTGTCCGGACATGAGCCGCTGGTCGCGCTCTCCGGCGCGCTGAAAACCCTCGCCACGGCGCTGATGAAGATCGCCAACGACCTGCGTCTGCTGGGTTCGGGCCCGCGCGGCGGCTTCGCCGAAGTGCGTCTGCCGGCCAACGAGCCGGGCAGCTCGATCATGCCAGGTAAGGTCAACCCGACCCAATGCGAGGCGTTGTCGATGCTGGCCTGTCAGGTGATGGGCAATGACGTGACGGTCGGTTTCGCCGCGAGCCAAGGTCATCTTCAGCTCAACGTGTTCAAGCCCGTGATCGTGCACAACCTGCTCGAATCGATCCGGCTGCTGGCCGACGGTTGTCGCAACTTCAATACGCATTGCATCGTCGGCATGGAGCCGGACACCGCGCGCATGGCCGAGCATCTGGAGCGTGGATTGATGCTGGTGACCGCGCTGAATCCGCATATCGGTTATGACAAGGCTGCGGAGATCGCCAAGAAGGCATACGCCGAGGGCTCCACGTTGCGCGAAGCAGCATTGGAACTCGGCTATCTCACCGATGAAGAGTTCGATCAGTGGGTACGGCCGGAAACCATGCTGGAATCCAGCCGCAGCTGA
- a CDS encoding DUF2059 domain-containing protein: MHSFPTTGLRALGLCSALSLALLSGQANADSASHAAKAERFLELVNADRIAVPVYAQVQQMFAERFAQTQAPESKRALLESYQSKADAALEKAIGWKEVKPELVALYTEAFSEAELTQLNEFYESELGKKMLTQLPQLNARSAQVTQAKLESAVPQVNKLLAEMTAELDTQKNP, encoded by the coding sequence ATGCACTCTTTTCCTACCACTGGGCTTCGGGCCCTCGGCCTGTGCAGCGCCCTGTCGCTGGCGCTGCTGAGCGGCCAGGCCAACGCCGACAGTGCCAGCCATGCGGCTAAGGCCGAGCGCTTCCTCGAACTGGTCAACGCCGATCGCATTGCGGTGCCGGTCTACGCTCAGGTGCAGCAGATGTTCGCCGAGCGCTTCGCCCAGACCCAGGCTCCCGAGAGCAAACGGGCACTGCTGGAAAGCTACCAATCCAAGGCAGATGCTGCGCTTGAAAAGGCCATCGGCTGGAAGGAGGTCAAGCCCGAACTGGTGGCGTTGTACACCGAGGCCTTCAGCGAAGCCGAACTCACGCAGTTGAACGAATTCTACGAATCCGAGTTAGGCAAGAAGATGCTCACCCAGCTACCGCAGCTCAACGCGCGCTCGGCTCAAGTAACCCAGGCCAAGCTGGAAAGCGCTGTGCCGCAGGTGAATAAATTGCTGGCGGAAATGACAGCCGAACTCGACACCCAGAAGAACCCTTGA